A section of the Flavobacterium ardleyense genome encodes:
- a CDS encoding tetratricopeptide repeat protein gives MRSFLIVIGILSSIFSFAQERDKALPKANKEYQKKEYQDAEAGYRVSASAFPDKSSAFYNLGNSIYKQKQFSESKNAYLNAAKNATSRVDKHRAYHNLGNVFMIEKNYTAAVESYKNALINNPADEESRYNFALAKKMLKDNPPPKEDKEKEKEDKKKEEDKEKQDQDKKDQDKKDQDKKDQDKKDGKDQDDNKKPEKPADKGEPKPESGISKQRIENMLDAVGNEEKKVQEKMIKGKERGKPVKVEKDW, from the coding sequence ATGAGAAGTTTTTTAATAGTCATAGGTATTTTATCAAGCATATTTTCTTTTGCTCAGGAGCGTGACAAAGCACTTCCGAAGGCGAATAAGGAATATCAAAAAAAAGAATACCAAGATGCCGAAGCTGGATATAGAGTTTCTGCTTCTGCCTTTCCGGATAAGTCGTCGGCATTTTATAATTTGGGAAATTCAATTTATAAGCAAAAACAATTTTCTGAATCAAAAAATGCATATTTGAATGCTGCAAAGAATGCTACTTCGAGAGTTGACAAACACCGAGCGTATCACAATCTTGGCAACGTTTTTATGATCGAAAAAAACTATACTGCCGCAGTAGAATCTTATAAAAATGCACTTATCAACAATCCTGCGGATGAAGAATCTAGGTACAATTTTGCATTAGCGAAAAAAATGCTCAAAGATAATCCACCGCCAAAAGAAGATAAGGAAAAGGAAAAAGAGGATAAGAAAAAAGAAGAAGACAAGGAGAAGCAAGATCAGGATAAGAAAGATCAGGATAAGAAAGATCAGGACAAGAAGGATCAAGACAAAAAGGACGGAAAAGATCAGGATGACAATAAGAAGCCTGAAAAACCAGCCGATAAAGGAGAGCCTAAGCCAGAAAGCGGAATCTCTAAGCAGAGAATCGAGAATATGCTTGACGCGGTAGGAAACGAAGAGAAGAAAGTTCAGGAAAAAATGATCAAAGGCAAGGAGCGTGGCAAGCCAGTAAAAGTTGAAAAAGACTGGTAA
- a CDS encoding CvpA family protein, with protein MEFIDILIGGFLLYGFLRGIWNGLFVELASFLSLLIGIWAALKFSNTLNLMIQSFVSWSPKTIMVVSFALTFILVFIAITMLAKVFTTLFSFAGLGIFNKILGGVFGIFKMVLIVGVSLGVFEKVNFANHFAEKETLEKSLFYLPVLNTATSIYPSLQEWLLKQDFTQEK; from the coding sequence ATGGAATTTATTGATATATTAATTGGAGGATTTTTACTCTATGGATTTTTGAGAGGTATTTGGAATGGGCTTTTTGTAGAATTGGCATCATTCCTATCGCTTCTCATTGGAATTTGGGCAGCTTTAAAGTTTTCGAATACTCTTAACCTGATGATCCAGTCGTTTGTTTCTTGGTCCCCAAAAACCATTATGGTCGTATCATTTGCTTTGACCTTTATTTTGGTATTTATCGCAATTACAATGCTAGCAAAAGTATTTACCACACTTTTTAGCTTTGCTGGCTTGGGAATTTTCAACAAAATCCTTGGCGGTGTCTTCGGAATCTTTAAAATGGTTTTGATCGTAGGCGTAAGTTTAGGGGTTTTTGAAAAAGTAAACTTCGCCAATCATTTTGCCGAAAAGGAAACCCTTGAAAAGTCGCTTTTCTATCTTCCGGTGCTAAATACTGCTACGAGCATCTATCCATCATTACAAGAGTGGTTGCTGAAACAAGATTTTACGCAAGAGAAATAA
- a CDS encoding BatD family protein codes for MKNYLILFLLSINALSAQVQFEAKVTKQSLALNERVRVDFSMNADGDNFTPPSFDGFRIVAGPSQQVSQSWVNGRSSFRKTYSYILLPTQKGNLTIQQASIEIDNQIYKTAPIRLSVTAAVEQARDPNDTQVSVGDALHLVAEVSKTNPYINEPITVVYKLYFSYNIGITNWRELNKPKYNDFWSQNIDIKQLQVEEGTYKNERYRYVILRKTVLYPQKTGALDIEPLSLDIDVEVPSNRRTVFGQVITTKDHKRVAAGKKTLNVKALPTNGKPEDFGGAVGTFDFKVTPSKTTLNNGESLDLLVNVSGKGNLKLFDLPKPVVPAGLERYDAVRDEKVNTNLNGMSGRVTDSYSIVPQFKGNYTIKSMAFTYFDLSSNSYKTINSGDIVINVMDGPSAGNTAIAANNSAEKTKVNAQKQFEYIKLKSTLKNADDEDFFKSTLFYLLLAIPFAAVPFVIILKRQREKTASDIQGNKIKKSNKLAKKYLSEAKENLGNKELFYISLEKALHNFLKAKLQIETSEMSKETIQSILMSRNASAQTTRQVITLIENCDFARYAPSSNVAIQQDYDKAVVIISELEKQIK; via the coding sequence ATGAAAAATTACCTCATACTATTTTTATTATCAATTAATGCACTGAGCGCACAAGTGCAGTTTGAGGCAAAAGTGACCAAGCAATCACTTGCATTAAACGAGCGAGTTCGTGTAGATTTTTCGATGAATGCAGATGGCGATAATTTTACTCCACCTTCATTTGATGGCTTCAGAATCGTTGCCGGCCCTAGTCAGCAGGTGAGTCAATCATGGGTAAATGGTAGAAGTTCTTTCAGAAAAACCTATTCCTATATATTATTGCCCACCCAGAAAGGGAATTTGACTATTCAACAAGCTTCAATTGAAATTGACAATCAAATTTACAAAACTGCACCTATTCGCTTAAGCGTAACCGCAGCGGTAGAGCAGGCGAGAGATCCAAATGATACTCAAGTCTCGGTTGGTGATGCGTTGCATCTAGTGGCAGAAGTGTCAAAGACAAATCCGTACATCAACGAACCCATTACTGTAGTTTACAAATTATACTTTAGCTACAATATAGGAATTACCAATTGGCGTGAACTCAACAAACCTAAATATAATGATTTTTGGAGTCAAAATATCGATATTAAACAACTGCAGGTAGAAGAAGGAACGTATAAAAACGAACGTTACAGATATGTAATTCTTCGTAAAACAGTCTTGTATCCACAGAAAACGGGTGCGTTGGACATCGAACCACTTTCGTTGGATATCGATGTAGAAGTGCCTTCCAATAGACGAACTGTCTTTGGTCAAGTAATTACCACAAAAGATCATAAACGTGTAGCAGCAGGAAAGAAAACTTTAAATGTCAAGGCATTGCCTACCAACGGAAAGCCAGAAGATTTTGGTGGAGCTGTTGGAACGTTTGACTTTAAAGTAACTCCATCCAAAACAACCTTGAACAACGGAGAATCTTTAGATTTGCTGGTAAATGTTAGTGGAAAAGGAAATTTAAAACTTTTTGATTTGCCAAAACCTGTTGTTCCAGCTGGTTTGGAGAGATATGATGCCGTACGTGACGAAAAAGTTAATACCAATCTAAATGGGATGAGCGGAAGAGTAACCGATTCCTATTCAATTGTTCCACAATTTAAAGGAAATTATACCATCAAATCAATGGCTTTCACTTATTTCGATTTAAGTTCAAATAGCTATAAAACTATAAATTCAGGGGATATTGTAATAAATGTAATGGACGGACCCTCGGCGGGAAACACAGCGATCGCCGCAAACAATTCAGCCGAAAAAACCAAGGTTAATGCGCAAAAGCAATTTGAATATATAAAATTAAAAAGCACTTTGAAAAATGCGGACGACGAAGATTTCTTTAAATCTACATTATTTTATTTGCTTCTTGCAATTCCGTTCGCTGCAGTTCCATTTGTAATTATTCTCAAAAGACAGCGGGAGAAAACGGCGAGTGACATTCAAGGAAATAAGATTAAGAAGTCCAATAAACTAGCAAAAAAATACCTCTCAGAAGCGAAAGAAAATCTTGGAAACAAGGAGTTATTCTATATTTCGCTGGAGAAAGCTTTGCACAATTTCCTAAAAGCGAAATTGCAAATAGAAACTTCTGAAATGAGTAAAGAGACAATCCAGAGTATATTGATGTCACGAAATGCTTCGGCACAAACAACACGTCAGGTAATTACACTAATAGAAAACTGCGATTTTGCGCGCTATGCGCCATCATCAAATGTTGCGATTCAGCAAGATTACGACAAGGCGGTTGTCATTATTTCTGAACTTGAAAAACAGATAAAATAA
- a CDS encoding tetratricopeptide repeat protein, with amino-acid sequence MRSFIYIAVLFTQILFAQSKAEAKKLFEEGNDLYQKEQFEQAAAKYEQVLKEGLVSDEVYFNLGNSYYKLNKVALSVYNFEKAKQLNPTCSSVENNLHFSRQLAVDEFDVVPRVGMDKLIFDTTSIFHYNTWAWIGVGMAFLFFLAFAGYYYSNYNITKRLFFSGMVGLLVLMTLALLSANFQKKYRDSNKSAIVFETVISVRSEPKETSPEITPIHEGAKVLIIEDINGWNKVALPNGVQGWLPKTAIRKL; translated from the coding sequence ATGAGATCATTTATTTATATAGCCGTTTTATTTACTCAAATACTTTTTGCTCAGTCCAAAGCTGAGGCTAAGAAGTTGTTTGAAGAGGGCAATGATCTTTATCAGAAAGAACAATTTGAACAGGCTGCTGCCAAATACGAACAAGTTTTAAAGGAGGGCTTAGTTTCTGATGAGGTTTATTTTAATCTCGGAAATAGTTACTACAAATTGAACAAAGTTGCACTCTCAGTTTATAATTTTGAAAAAGCAAAGCAGCTAAATCCAACTTGCTCAAGTGTCGAAAACAATCTGCACTTCTCGCGTCAGCTTGCCGTAGATGAGTTTGATGTAGTGCCAAGAGTAGGAATGGACAAGCTGATTTTTGATACAACCTCAATTTTTCATTACAATACCTGGGCGTGGATAGGAGTAGGAATGGCTTTCTTATTCTTTCTCGCTTTCGCAGGATATTACTATTCGAACTACAATATTACAAAGCGTTTATTTTTTAGCGGTATGGTAGGACTGTTGGTTTTAATGACACTTGCATTGCTTTCGGCTAATTTTCAGAAAAAATATCGAGATTCTAACAAGTCAGCAATAGTTTTCGAGACCGTTATTTCAGTTCGCAGCGAGCCAAAAGAGACATCTCCGGAGATTACACCAATTCATGAAGGTGCAAAAGTGCTAATTATTGAGGATATAAACGGTTGGAATAAAGTGGCCTTGCCTAATGGTGTACAAGGATGGCTACCTAAAACTGCGATTAGAAAACTTTAA